Proteins encoded in a region of the Roseateles sp. SL47 genome:
- a CDS encoding cation-translocating P-type ATPase encodes MSGPPRPGLSTQEATARLLHDGFNELPAASRAGVLQLVREVASEPMFLLLVACGAIYLAIGDRQEAAMLLGFVVLVMAMTLVQKRRSQAALEALRDLSSPRALVVRDGQPVRLPGRCLVVGDLVLLAEGDRVPADAEVVEARYLAVDESLLTGESAPVLKQAKAKLDTAADAQFLCFAGSLVTQGTAQAMVVATGARSALGRIGATLGGISLDETPIQRETSRIVRVVAAAGLALASLLALGWGLTRGDWLTGTLAGLTLAMALLPEELPVVLTVFLGLGAWRLSREQVLTRRIPVVELLGATTVLCVDKTGTLTRNQMEVRRLWVSDERFDLRGQPPSAMSHRFHPVLEYAVLSSHRQAFDPMETAIAAAGQRWLQGSEHLHGDWSLVSDYPLSRELLAMSRVWRSPDQRALVVAAKGAPEAIMDLCHLPPHERQHISDQVVDMAADGLRVLGVAHARFRADVLPTAQHDFDFEWVGLIALEDPVRDDVPGAIAECRAAGIRVAMITGDHPATALAIAQQAGLDLSGGSLTGEQLDALDDADLAVRLRRTQVFCRVRPEQKLRLVRAFRAAGEVVAMTGDGVNDAPALKAAHIGVAMGGRGTDVAREAADLVLLKDDFGSLVTTIRYGRRVFANLRKAFTFVLAAHLPIIGLALAPLLMGWPLILMPAHVLFLQLVIDPACSIVFEAEPLEPGAMAQPPRRPDAHLFGGGLIRLGLLQGLGLLVAVVAAYLLGRDLSTSEDAGRTASFVVLVLGNLGLIQANRSAAPSTAGTSGGHTAFGWIFAGTLMLLALAWGVPALHTLFRFAAPSLVLLGLCAGLAVLTWGWCEAMAALHRPPARARVKTG; translated from the coding sequence ATGAGCGGCCCACCGCGACCCGGCCTGAGCACGCAGGAGGCAACGGCACGCCTGCTTCACGACGGCTTCAACGAACTCCCTGCAGCCTCACGTGCAGGGGTCCTGCAATTGGTTCGCGAAGTGGCCAGCGAGCCCATGTTCCTGCTGCTGGTGGCCTGCGGGGCGATCTACCTCGCCATCGGCGACCGGCAGGAGGCCGCCATGTTGTTGGGGTTTGTGGTCCTGGTGATGGCGATGACCTTGGTCCAGAAGCGCCGCAGCCAGGCGGCGCTGGAGGCTCTCCGGGACCTGTCCAGTCCTCGTGCGCTGGTGGTGCGGGACGGGCAGCCCGTGCGGCTGCCGGGTCGATGTCTGGTGGTGGGTGACCTGGTTCTGCTGGCGGAAGGCGATCGTGTACCCGCCGACGCTGAGGTGGTCGAAGCCCGCTATCTGGCCGTGGATGAATCCCTGCTGACGGGGGAGTCGGCGCCGGTACTGAAGCAGGCGAAGGCGAAGCTTGATACGGCCGCCGACGCGCAATTCCTGTGTTTTGCCGGTTCACTGGTCACACAGGGCACGGCGCAGGCGATGGTGGTGGCCACCGGCGCTCGAAGCGCGCTGGGTCGCATCGGTGCCACGCTGGGGGGCATTTCCCTCGACGAAACGCCCATTCAGCGGGAAACCTCCCGCATCGTGAGGGTCGTGGCCGCGGCTGGTCTGGCCCTGGCCTCGCTGCTTGCCCTGGGCTGGGGGCTGACCCGTGGCGACTGGCTCACTGGCACCCTGGCAGGGCTCACCCTGGCCATGGCGCTGCTGCCGGAAGAACTGCCGGTGGTGCTGACTGTATTTCTGGGGCTCGGCGCCTGGCGTCTCTCCCGCGAGCAGGTGCTGACCCGGCGCATTCCGGTGGTGGAACTGCTGGGAGCCACCACCGTGCTGTGCGTGGACAAGACCGGGACCCTGACGCGCAACCAGATGGAGGTTCGGCGTCTGTGGGTCAGTGATGAGCGTTTTGATCTGCGCGGGCAGCCGCCTTCCGCCATGTCACACCGCTTTCATCCGGTGCTGGAATACGCGGTGTTGTCCAGTCATCGCCAGGCCTTCGATCCGATGGAAACGGCCATTGCTGCTGCCGGTCAACGGTGGCTGCAGGGCTCCGAGCATTTGCATGGCGACTGGTCCCTGGTGTCCGACTATCCGCTCTCGCGTGAACTGCTGGCGATGTCGAGGGTGTGGCGCTCGCCGGATCAGCGTGCCTTGGTGGTGGCGGCCAAAGGCGCCCCGGAGGCCATCATGGACCTCTGTCACTTGCCGCCCCACGAGCGGCAGCACATCTCGGACCAGGTGGTCGATATGGCGGCGGACGGGCTTCGTGTGCTTGGCGTGGCCCACGCGCGCTTCCGTGCTGATGTATTGCCCACCGCGCAGCATGATTTCGACTTTGAATGGGTCGGCCTGATCGCGCTGGAGGACCCGGTGCGCGATGACGTGCCCGGCGCGATTGCCGAATGTCGCGCGGCGGGCATCCGGGTCGCCATGATCACCGGCGACCATCCGGCCACGGCGCTTGCCATCGCGCAACAGGCGGGCCTGGACTTGTCGGGTGGTTCTCTGACGGGGGAGCAGTTGGATGCTCTGGATGATGCGGATCTGGCGGTTCGGCTGCGCCGGACGCAGGTGTTTTGTCGGGTTCGACCTGAGCAGAAGCTGCGGCTGGTCCGTGCTTTTCGGGCAGCGGGCGAAGTCGTGGCGATGACTGGTGATGGCGTCAACGACGCGCCAGCCCTGAAGGCCGCTCACATCGGCGTGGCCATGGGTGGGCGAGGGACGGACGTGGCACGGGAAGCGGCTGACCTGGTGTTGCTCAAAGATGACTTTGGATCCCTGGTCACCACCATCCGATATGGGCGGCGGGTCTTCGCCAATCTGCGCAAAGCCTTCACCTTTGTCCTGGCTGCGCATCTGCCCATCATTGGCCTGGCCCTGGCTCCTCTGCTGATGGGGTGGCCGCTGATTCTGATGCCGGCCCATGTCCTTTTCCTTCAACTGGTGATTGATCCCGCCTGCTCCATCGTGTTCGAGGCCGAACCTCTGGAGCCGGGTGCCATGGCGCAGCCGCCCAGGCGCCCGGACGCGCATCTGTTTGGCGGCGGACTGATCAGGCTGGGCCTGCTGCAGGGGCTTGGGTTGCTGGTGGCCGTCGTGGCGGCGTACTTGCTGGGCAGGGACCTGTCCACGTCAGAAGATGCGGGGCGAACCGCATCGTTTGTGGTGCTGGTGCTGGGCAATCTGGGGCTGATTCAGGCCAATCGCTCCGCCGCGCCATCGACGGCCGGTACGTCGGGCGGCCATACGGCCTTCGGCTGGATCTTCGCCGGCACGCTGATGCTGTTGGCATTGGCCTGGGGCGTGCCCGCACTGCACACACTGTTCCGCTTCGCGGCTCCCTCGCTCGTGTTGCTGGGCTTGTGTGCAGGACTGGCCGTGCTCACCTGGGGCTGGTGCGAAGCGATGGCCGCGCTGCATCGGCCGCCAGCCCGCGCCCGGGTGAAGACTGGATGA
- a CDS encoding DUF4258 domain-containing protein → MSFRQLSLQQLQRHIRAQALRTELVFLTIHAKKRMSERKVSMAEVLECLRRGSIRHPPEDDVKTGHLVCRMNWYGASRNLTTCVALADDEPDLIVVTVID, encoded by the coding sequence ATGAGCTTCAGACAGCTCTCGCTGCAGCAATTGCAACGCCACATCCGGGCCCAAGCTCTCCGCACGGAGCTGGTCTTTCTGACCATCCATGCCAAGAAGCGAATGTCCGAACGAAAGGTCTCCATGGCCGAAGTTCTTGAATGCCTTCGACGCGGCAGCATCCGCCATCCGCCGGAAGACGACGTCAAGACCGGGCACCTGGTGTGTCGGATGAACTGGTACGGCGCCTCTCGAAACCTGACCACCTGCGTGGCCCTGGCCGACGATGAGCCGGACCTCATCGTTGTCACCGTGATTGACTAA
- a CDS encoding TonB-dependent receptor plug domain-containing protein, whose product MSNASEGKPGISSVESVGLRPLSSLMHHDAMRQLRPITLACLTLLLEGGALMVHDQAQAQAQAQAQAQPQAAVDAPPASGGEAAGAPAAAAQGLNPVLVTGTRAKDRTLADSQVPVDVLSRDDVLRAAGADGTLAAALQALLPSFNFPRQSNSGGADHVRAAQLRGLSPDQVLVLVNGKRRHTSALVNLESKTGKGTNPVDFNTIPLSAVQRIEVVRDGAGAQYGSDAIAGVVNIILDDRRSGTELTTEAGLFHTDFAPTGRTINDGQTQSASLTHGWALGERGFLRAGLEGLHRKATNRSGLDELPSWEDSTPDNLATVGQRNYAAGDPATRQWQAFFNGAVDLQADQQLYAFGTWQERRSVGAAYYRYPDSSANLKSVYPEGYRPETTGHNRDLQLAAGLRGAWADWDYDLSLNHGRNDFDYGVRRSLNVSLGDTSPTRFHLGDFGSRLTGANLDLTRSVSLPGLTRPATLALGLEAREERFATEAGDAASYAVGTFGGPAGAQAGPGLQPEDATRLSRRVVGAYVDLSAHLTRDWEAEAALRHDHYSDFGNATTAKLSSRLALNREVALRGAVSSNFRAPSLAQRGFSFTVTDLGDGGQLSQLKTVPADSAVARYLGAQPLKAEKSRNASLGLTWQPNTQWSATLDAYTIRVKNRITLSQRISGDTLAEELASQFGVVGVDGVNFFTNALDTRTRGADLVTQWTGAGLGGQWKLSWAAAFNKTTVHLHDDANVGLEEINTLTDASPRQRHIFSAQWQSGAWTLLGRATRHGSTTRVFDFGDGFVPTQTYAAVWQLDIEGQWQVTKSLTLSLGAINATDRYPSRSTADIAYYGNFPYDVLSPIGINGAYYYARAKLAF is encoded by the coding sequence ATGAGCAACGCATCTGAAGGCAAACCCGGGATTTCGAGCGTGGAATCGGTAGGCTTGCGGCCCTTGTCTTCTTTGATGCACCACGACGCCATGCGCCAGCTTCGCCCGATCACCCTCGCCTGCCTGACCCTGTTGCTGGAGGGCGGCGCGCTCATGGTTCATGACCAGGCCCAGGCCCAGGCCCAGGCCCAGGCTCAAGCCCAGCCCCAGGCCGCGGTGGACGCTCCCCCGGCTTCGGGCGGGGAGGCGGCCGGCGCCCCTGCGGCAGCGGCCCAGGGGCTGAATCCGGTGCTGGTCACCGGCACCCGTGCCAAGGACCGCACCCTGGCTGACAGCCAGGTGCCGGTGGATGTACTGAGCCGCGACGACGTGCTGCGCGCCGCAGGCGCCGACGGCACGCTGGCTGCTGCGCTGCAGGCCCTGCTGCCCTCGTTCAACTTCCCGCGCCAGTCCAACTCCGGGGGTGCGGACCACGTGCGCGCGGCCCAGCTCCGCGGCCTGTCGCCGGACCAGGTGCTGGTACTGGTGAACGGCAAGCGGCGCCACACCTCGGCGCTGGTCAATCTGGAGTCCAAGACCGGCAAGGGCACCAACCCAGTGGACTTCAACACCATCCCGCTGTCGGCCGTCCAGCGCATCGAGGTGGTGCGGGACGGTGCGGGGGCGCAATACGGCTCGGATGCGATTGCGGGCGTGGTGAACATCATCCTGGACGACCGCCGCAGTGGCACCGAACTCACCACCGAGGCCGGGCTCTTCCATACGGACTTCGCCCCTACCGGCCGCACCATCAACGACGGCCAGACGCAGTCCGCCAGCCTGACACACGGCTGGGCCCTGGGGGAACGGGGCTTCCTGCGCGCCGGGCTGGAGGGCCTGCACCGCAAGGCCACCAACCGCAGCGGGCTGGACGAACTGCCCTCCTGGGAGGACAGCACGCCGGACAACCTGGCCACCGTCGGTCAGCGCAACTATGCAGCGGGCGATCCGGCCACCCGCCAGTGGCAAGCGTTCTTCAACGGCGCCGTCGATCTGCAGGCCGATCAGCAGCTGTATGCCTTCGGCACCTGGCAGGAGCGGCGCTCGGTGGGCGCGGCCTATTACCGCTACCCCGACAGCAGCGCCAACCTCAAAAGCGTCTATCCGGAAGGCTATCGACCAGAGACCACCGGCCACAACCGCGACCTGCAACTGGCTGCCGGCCTGCGCGGCGCCTGGGCCGATTGGGACTACGACCTCTCGCTCAACCATGGTCGCAATGACTTTGACTACGGCGTGCGCCGCTCGCTCAACGTGTCGCTCGGCGACACCAGCCCGACCCGTTTCCATCTGGGTGATTTTGGCAGCCGCCTGACTGGCGCGAATCTGGACCTGACCCGATCCGTCTCCCTGCCGGGCCTGACCCGTCCGGCCACGCTGGCCCTGGGTCTGGAGGCCCGCGAAGAGCGGTTCGCCACGGAGGCCGGAGATGCCGCCTCGTACGCGGTCGGCACCTTCGGCGGCCCTGCGGGAGCGCAGGCCGGCCCAGGTCTGCAGCCCGAGGATGCGACCCGCCTGTCCCGCCGGGTGGTGGGCGCCTATGTGGATCTGAGCGCCCATCTCACCCGTGACTGGGAAGCCGAAGCCGCCCTGCGGCATGACCACTACAGCGACTTCGGCAATGCCACCACAGCCAAGCTGTCCAGCCGCCTAGCGCTGAATCGTGAGGTAGCCCTACGCGGCGCGGTGTCGAGCAACTTCCGCGCGCCGTCGTTGGCCCAGCGCGGGTTCAGCTTCACCGTGACGGACCTGGGCGATGGGGGCCAGCTCAGCCAATTAAAGACCGTGCCGGCGGATAGCGCCGTCGCCCGTTATCTGGGCGCGCAACCGCTGAAGGCCGAGAAGTCGCGCAACGCCAGCCTGGGGCTGACCTGGCAACCCAACACCCAATGGTCCGCCACCTTGGATGCCTACACCATCCGCGTCAAGAACCGCATCACGCTGTCGCAGCGCATCAGCGGCGATACGCTGGCGGAAGAGCTGGCGTCGCAATTTGGCGTGGTGGGCGTGGACGGGGTCAACTTCTTCACCAATGCGCTGGACACACGCACCCGAGGCGCGGACCTCGTCACCCAATGGACCGGCGCGGGCCTGGGTGGGCAGTGGAAACTCTCCTGGGCGGCCGCCTTCAACAAAACCACCGTGCATCTGCATGACGACGCGAATGTCGGCCTGGAAGAGATCAACACACTGACCGATGCCTCCCCGCGCCAGCGACACATCTTCAGCGCACAGTGGCAAAGTGGCGCCTGGACCTTGCTGGGCCGCGCGACGCGTCATGGCAGCACCACGCGGGTCTTTGACTTTGGCGACGGCTTCGTCCCCACGCAGACCTATGCCGCCGTGTGGCAGTTGGACATCGAGGGTCAATGGCAGGTGACCAAATCGCTCACCCTGAGCCTCGGCGCCATCAATGCCACCGACCGCTATCCGAGCCGCTCCACAGCGGACATCGCCTACTACGGCAATTTCCCGTATGACGTGCTCTCCCCGATCGGCATCAATGGCGCCTATTACTACGCTCGCGCCAAGCTCGCTTTCTGA
- a CDS encoding acyltransferase family protein, with amino-acid sequence MSSGLSINTLRGLACLLLVGYHVIGDSSNSGLRLPDEHIASQLNDWLALVRMPLFSFLSGLVYARRPLTGDITPFAIGKTRRLLLPMLVVGTGFALLQNLTDGTNKEGDYNWWLLHTVPVAHYWFLEALFILFIVTAVLERLRWLSTPGRFSAVWLVAAALHCWGELPVYFGLNGAVHLAPFFLLGIAAQRFQLDQAGPRAMPGVLAAVMSCILLLWALMDAPTDNHPGLQRLVVSVCVCLLLLRLKPEVRWLAWVGAWSFGIYLFHPVFTAGARMTLKALSVQDIPTLLVAGLLAGLAGSIALTAALRRFPYGHWALGEKPARCTAQATTTPAATTH; translated from the coding sequence TTGTCCAGCGGCCTGTCCATCAACACCCTTCGCGGCCTCGCCTGCCTGCTGCTGGTGGGCTACCACGTCATTGGCGACAGCAGCAATTCCGGGCTGAGACTGCCGGACGAGCACATTGCCAGCCAATTGAATGACTGGCTGGCATTGGTGCGAATGCCGCTGTTTTCGTTTCTCTCCGGGCTGGTCTATGCGCGCAGGCCTTTGACGGGTGACATCACACCGTTTGCTATCGGCAAGACGCGGCGCCTGCTGTTGCCGATGCTGGTGGTGGGCACCGGCTTTGCGTTGCTGCAAAACCTGACCGACGGCACCAATAAGGAAGGCGACTACAACTGGTGGCTGCTGCACACCGTGCCGGTGGCGCATTACTGGTTTCTTGAAGCGCTTTTTATCCTCTTCATCGTCACCGCCGTGCTTGAGCGCCTGCGATGGCTGTCCACACCGGGACGGTTCTCGGCGGTCTGGCTCGTGGCGGCGGCCTTGCACTGCTGGGGTGAACTGCCGGTGTATTTCGGACTGAATGGCGCGGTCCATCTGGCGCCCTTCTTCCTGCTTGGCATCGCGGCACAACGCTTTCAACTGGATCAGGCGGGGCCTCGGGCGATGCCTGGGGTACTGGCCGCCGTGATGAGCTGCATCCTGCTGCTGTGGGCGCTGATGGATGCCCCCACCGACAACCACCCGGGGCTGCAGCGCCTGGTGGTGAGCGTCTGCGTCTGTCTGCTGCTGCTGCGTCTGAAACCGGAAGTGCGCTGGCTGGCCTGGGTGGGGGCCTGGTCCTTCGGCATCTATCTGTTTCATCCGGTGTTCACCGCCGGCGCGCGGATGACCCTCAAGGCGCTGAGCGTGCAGGACATCCCCACGCTGCTGGTCGCAGGGTTGCTGGCCGGCCTGGCCGGCTCCATCGCCCTGACGGCGGCACTGCGGCGTTTCCCCTACGGGCACTGGGCGCTGGGGGAAAAGCCGGCACGGTGCACAGCTCAAGCCACCACAACACCCGCAGCGACCACGCACTGA